Proteins found in one Paenibacillus wynnii genomic segment:
- a CDS encoding aldo/keto reductase yields MEYAKLGSSGLDVSRICLGCMSYGIPDRGSHSWSLNEEESRPFIKKALELGINFFDTANIYSDGTSEEIVGRALKDFAYRDEVVLATKVHGRMRPGPNGGGLSRKVIMTEIDHSLKRLGTDYVDLYQIHRWDSETPIEETMEALHDVVKAGKARYIGASSMYAWQFLKALNTSERHGWTRFISMQNYLNLLYREEEREMLPLCKEEGIGVIPWSPLARGRLTRDWEESSLRSETDQFAKQLYSQTEEADRIVALRVKQIAEERGIPRAQVALAWVLQKQPVSAPIIGATKMYHLEDAASAVSVRLSPEELHRLEEPYVPHPVLGGLDFRN; encoded by the coding sequence ATGGAATATGCAAAGTTAGGTTCTAGCGGACTCGATGTTTCACGTATATGTCTGGGTTGTATGAGCTATGGAATTCCTGATCGTGGCTCTCACTCTTGGTCTTTAAATGAGGAAGAAAGCCGACCCTTTATCAAGAAAGCATTAGAGCTTGGAATTAACTTTTTTGATACGGCCAATATTTATTCCGATGGAACCAGTGAGGAGATCGTAGGACGGGCTTTAAAAGATTTCGCATACCGGGATGAGGTTGTACTCGCTACAAAAGTCCATGGTAGAATGCGGCCGGGTCCTAACGGCGGCGGTCTTTCTCGTAAAGTAATCATGACAGAAATTGACCACAGCCTTAAACGGCTCGGTACCGATTATGTAGATTTGTACCAAATCCACCGCTGGGATAGTGAAACGCCAATCGAAGAGACGATGGAGGCCCTTCATGATGTAGTTAAAGCCGGAAAGGCTCGCTATATCGGAGCTTCCTCCATGTATGCTTGGCAATTTCTGAAAGCGCTGAATACTTCCGAGCGCCATGGCTGGACTCGATTTATTTCTATGCAGAATTATCTAAATCTTCTCTATCGGGAGGAGGAACGCGAAATGCTGCCACTGTGTAAAGAAGAAGGTATCGGTGTGATTCCTTGGAGTCCGCTTGCTCGAGGTCGTTTAACCCGTGATTGGGAGGAAAGCAGTTTACGTTCGGAGACAGACCAATTTGCAAAGCAACTCTATTCACAAACGGAGGAGGCAGACCGTATTGTCGCCCTGCGTGTTAAACAAATTGCCGAAGAGCGAGGCATTCCACGTGCACAGGTGGCACTTGCTTGGGTCCTTCAGAAGCAGCCGGTTTCGGCCCCTATAATCGGAGCGACTAAGATGTATCATTTAGAAGATGCTGCCTCCGCTGTTTCTGTTCGACTAAGTCCAGAAGAACTCCACCGGTTAGAAGAACCTTATGTTCCGCATCCGGTATTGGGCGGGCTTGATTTTAGAAATTAA
- a CDS encoding DUF421 domain-containing protein — MMESLEVIFRTLFSIGVLFFLTKLLGKRQVSQLSVFEYITGITIGGLAAYISLDTDKKWYLGLLALAVWIGVSFGIEILQMKSKKARDFIDSKSTVLIKDGKILEDNLKKERLTTDDLLAALRKKDVFRVADVEFAVMETDGGINVMLTRENQPLTPKLLGIQIATEEAPQTVIMDGNMMDDSLDSFGLTRTWLQRELVKRAITVEDVFMGQVDAYGELTVDLYADKIQKPKSQDKPQLYALLEKCEEDLARISLFTHNNQAKIIYEESSEQLRNLLQKLKPFI, encoded by the coding sequence ATGATGGAATCGTTGGAAGTTATTTTTCGGACGCTATTTTCAATCGGTGTACTTTTCTTCCTAACTAAATTGCTGGGGAAAAGGCAAGTTTCACAGCTTTCAGTCTTTGAGTACATTACAGGTATCACCATTGGGGGATTGGCCGCCTATATATCTCTTGATACGGATAAGAAATGGTATTTAGGGCTTTTAGCGCTTGCTGTGTGGATCGGCGTTTCATTTGGTATTGAGATTTTACAAATGAAAAGCAAAAAGGCAAGAGATTTCATTGACAGTAAGTCAACTGTGTTAATCAAAGATGGAAAGATATTAGAAGATAATCTAAAAAAAGAGCGCTTAACGACTGATGACTTACTGGCAGCCCTGCGAAAAAAAGATGTGTTCAGGGTTGCAGATGTCGAGTTTGCTGTTATGGAGACGGACGGTGGGATCAATGTGATGCTAACCAGGGAAAATCAACCGTTGACACCGAAACTCCTTGGGATCCAAATAGCAACGGAAGAGGCGCCGCAAACTGTAATCATGGATGGAAATATGATGGATGATTCTTTAGATTCCTTCGGATTGACACGAACTTGGCTGCAAAGGGAATTGGTGAAGCGTGCTATTACTGTTGAGGATGTTTTCATGGGGCAAGTGGATGCTTACGGTGAACTGACGGTAGACTTATACGCGGATAAAATCCAAAAGCCAAAATCTCAGGATAAGCCGCAATTATATGCTTTACTTGAAAAATGTGAAGAAGATCTGGCGAGGATCAGTTTGTTTACACATAATAATCAGGCCAAAATAATTTATGAAGAATCCTCTGAGCAGCTCCGAAATCTTTTGCAGAAACTGAAACCTTTCATTTGA
- a CDS encoding Gfo/Idh/MocA family protein, protein MAVKYRVIIAGCGGMSNAWIDYALNRSDVEMVALVDIKLEFAKVMADKKGLSCRLFDNIEEAIKETGANLVFDVTVPASHYNIATASMELGCDVFGEKPLAETMEQCNGIVALSDLTGRSHAVMQNRRFDPRIRSLQELIRSGTIGRPGYMGAEFFLGPHFGGFRDMMDSPLLLDMAIHTFDAARMIIGADPVSVYCQEFNPPGSWYKGNASAICIFEMSDGSIFCYQGSWCAEGVPTSWEASWRISGEKGTAIWDGIGAPYAEVISEGDQTGKFTREHTRVEGGVIDLQRTFHQGCLDELFLSLEENRPAETDCRDNRFSMAMVLGALESTKTGRKINIEKFIKTPNSQFQHSSSFSN, encoded by the coding sequence TTGCGGGCTGCGGAGGGATGTCTAATGCCTGGATTGATTACGCTTTAAATCGTTCGGATGTAGAAATGGTTGCTCTCGTTGATATTAAGCTTGAATTCGCTAAGGTGATGGCGGATAAGAAAGGACTATCCTGCCGACTCTTTGACAATATAGAAGAAGCGATCAAGGAAACGGGAGCCAATCTGGTATTTGACGTTACAGTACCTGCAAGTCACTACAATATTGCAACTGCTTCCATGGAGCTTGGTTGTGATGTTTTTGGAGAAAAACCGCTTGCCGAAACAATGGAGCAATGTAATGGAATTGTAGCCTTATCCGATCTTACGGGGAGATCACATGCAGTCATGCAAAATCGGCGCTTTGACCCCCGAATTCGTTCTTTGCAAGAATTGATTAGATCAGGAACTATCGGCAGGCCCGGTTATATGGGTGCTGAGTTTTTTCTAGGCCCTCATTTTGGCGGTTTTCGGGATATGATGGACAGTCCTTTACTGTTGGATATGGCAATTCATACATTCGATGCAGCTAGGATGATCATCGGGGCAGACCCTGTTTCGGTCTATTGTCAGGAATTCAATCCTCCAGGCTCCTGGTATAAAGGAAATGCATCCGCCATTTGTATCTTTGAAATGTCAGACGGCTCCATATTCTGCTATCAAGGCTCTTGGTGCGCAGAAGGTGTTCCTACATCATGGGAAGCCTCTTGGCGTATTTCCGGTGAGAAAGGAACAGCGATTTGGGATGGAATTGGAGCTCCTTATGCCGAGGTTATATCGGAGGGGGATCAAACCGGTAAATTCACTCGGGAGCACACACGGGTTGAAGGGGGGGTTATCGATCTCCAGCGCACGTTCCATCAAGGTTGTTTGGATGAGCTGTTCCTTTCACTTGAAGAGAACCGTCCCGCAGAAACGGATTGCCGGGATAATCGGTTCAGTATGGCTATGGTTCTAGGTGCACTCGAAAGCACCAAGACGGGTAGAAAGATTAACATTGAAAAGTTCATAAAGACTCCGAATAGTCAGTTTCAGCATAGCAGTTCATTCTCAAACTGA